In Acidimicrobiales bacterium, one genomic interval encodes:
- a CDS encoding SIS domain-containing protein codes for MCGIVAVLPRPASRPAPEPAAVLADLSEVEQILASEDIAGGDLDPLRSASQRLVETDRSLRYTPGLSCLLRTEGVIDDVAAVTGRIGKLLAGFESWLDASAQDLSPALQEDLNAVLIDLKDAWWAIDRDRLGTARAVRDLTAEVGAGNGTDVVDQNLLGQKLVGQNLVGQNLMGWWAIEVALSSLDRLEVRGRDSAGLHVLVLNHGLDLDDPEILELIAPRAADPLFTAGAVRVQDDCLSFVYKAAAEIGELGDNVLALRSQIRSDQLLARAIAPDSARVTVLGHTRWASVGIISQPNAHPVNSEELGRPAAPYVVAALNGDVDNHAELRLSESLAIPAELTTDAKVIPTLISRGLADGADLNQAFFETVRRFDGSVAIGASTAGSPDSIQLALFGSGQSLNVGIAEDAFVVASEPYGLVEETDRYLRMDGESTRGQVVVIDRDGAGTLSGLCRYRYDGTELPVSPEEIIQAEITTRDVDRGGFQHFLLKELTEAPSSFRKTLRGRIGTGEGGRLAVRVGPETVPPALATALADCRIEQIVVVGQGTAAVAGQAVAAAISSCLPDMTVTAQPATELSGFGLKDDMSNTLVVAISQSGTTTDTNRTVDLARARGAHVVAVVNRRNSDLSTKAQGVLYTSDGRDVEMSVASTKAFYAQVAAGWLLAGALAQAAGHCRGEIGERLHSILSGLRDLPVAMEQVLSAREEVGRLASSVAPARRYWAVVGSGPDRVAASEVRIKLSELCYRSISSDATEDKKHIDLSCEPLILVCAAGLKGPNADDVAKEVAIYKAHKAAPVVIVPEAEAERFRKATGDVITVPAVDSELAFVLSAMVGHLFGYEAALSIDAQARPLRAARAAIEHAAAGGEDRILDRLRPELEAATQPFIQGLRDGSYNGNLEASTAVRLVSLLRYATGLLPLDAYEHETGKIATPDALLSDLLDALSTGIDELTRPVDAIKHQAKTVTVGISRSEEVLFGVPLVKSTLGAGATADMLGYRALRTLGALDEAVEEVTGYTRYKIEWSAPRGPTASVVDQGGAARNLPSRTGRDPRLRGSKHRAAEEREVTVVRGASDGRTVVLIPEVKGSQVTGMTLLHVRFKDDLDADAAKRVLSGYRTRYSALSDAVTETEPTFDDSRLGDVPIVDLLTEPVYQLATRWRSGAR; via the coding sequence AGATCCTCGCCTCGGAGGACATCGCCGGCGGCGACCTCGATCCCCTGAGATCCGCCTCGCAACGGTTGGTGGAGACCGACCGGTCGCTGCGCTACACGCCCGGCCTGAGCTGCCTTCTCCGGACCGAGGGGGTGATCGACGACGTCGCCGCCGTCACCGGTCGCATCGGCAAGCTCCTCGCCGGGTTCGAATCGTGGCTGGACGCCTCCGCGCAGGATCTGTCCCCGGCCCTGCAAGAGGATCTCAACGCGGTTCTGATCGACCTCAAGGACGCATGGTGGGCGATAGACCGCGACCGGCTCGGAACAGCCCGCGCGGTCAGGGACCTGACCGCCGAGGTTGGCGCCGGCAACGGCACGGACGTGGTGGATCAGAACCTCCTCGGACAAAAACTCGTCGGCCAAAACCTCGTCGGCCAAAACCTCATGGGGTGGTGGGCCATCGAGGTCGCCCTTTCGTCTCTGGACCGGCTGGAGGTCCGAGGCCGTGATTCCGCCGGCCTCCACGTGCTCGTCTTGAACCACGGCCTCGATCTCGACGATCCTGAGATCCTCGAGCTCATCGCTCCCCGCGCCGCCGATCCGCTCTTCACTGCCGGCGCCGTCCGGGTCCAAGACGACTGTCTCAGCTTCGTTTACAAGGCCGCTGCCGAGATCGGCGAGCTCGGAGACAACGTCCTCGCCCTTCGATCTCAGATCCGTTCGGATCAGCTTCTCGCCAGGGCAATAGCCCCGGACTCGGCCCGCGTGACGGTTCTCGGCCATACCCGGTGGGCGAGCGTCGGGATCATCTCCCAGCCCAATGCGCACCCGGTCAACTCGGAGGAACTCGGACGTCCGGCGGCCCCTTACGTCGTGGCGGCGCTGAACGGGGATGTCGACAACCACGCCGAGCTGCGGTTGTCCGAGTCGCTCGCCATCCCCGCTGAGTTGACGACCGATGCGAAAGTCATCCCGACGCTGATCTCGCGCGGACTCGCCGATGGCGCCGACTTGAATCAGGCGTTCTTCGAGACCGTCCGGCGTTTCGATGGATCGGTCGCGATCGGCGCATCGACGGCGGGTTCTCCCGATTCGATCCAGCTCGCATTGTTCGGCTCGGGGCAGTCCCTCAACGTGGGCATCGCCGAGGACGCGTTCGTCGTCGCCAGCGAGCCGTACGGCCTGGTGGAGGAGACCGACCGTTACCTCCGCATGGATGGCGAGAGCACCCGCGGACAGGTCGTGGTCATCGACCGCGACGGCGCCGGCACCCTTTCGGGCCTCTGCCGTTACCGCTACGACGGCACAGAGCTGCCGGTGAGCCCTGAAGAGATCATCCAGGCGGAGATCACCACACGCGACGTCGACCGCGGCGGCTTCCAGCACTTCCTGCTGAAGGAGCTGACCGAGGCACCCTCGTCGTTTCGTAAGACCTTGCGCGGACGGATCGGAACCGGCGAGGGAGGCCGGCTCGCAGTCCGGGTCGGTCCCGAAACGGTCCCGCCGGCGCTCGCTACGGCCCTCGCCGACTGCAGGATCGAACAGATCGTGGTGGTTGGACAGGGCACTGCCGCGGTCGCGGGCCAGGCGGTTGCAGCGGCGATCTCGTCATGTCTTCCCGACATGACCGTGACGGCCCAACCCGCGACGGAGCTGTCGGGGTTCGGACTGAAGGACGACATGAGCAACACGCTCGTCGTCGCGATAAGCCAGTCCGGAACGACCACGGACACCAACCGGACCGTTGATCTCGCACGGGCGCGCGGCGCCCACGTGGTAGCCGTCGTCAACCGCCGCAACAGCGACCTATCGACCAAAGCCCAGGGCGTGCTCTACACGTCCGACGGCCGCGACGTCGAAATGAGCGTCGCGTCCACCAAAGCGTTCTACGCACAGGTTGCTGCCGGATGGCTCCTCGCAGGCGCGCTCGCGCAGGCGGCAGGACACTGCCGCGGCGAGATCGGCGAACGGCTGCACAGCATCCTTTCGGGACTTCGGGATCTGCCGGTCGCCATGGAACAGGTGCTTTCCGCCCGCGAAGAGGTCGGCCGGCTCGCATCATCCGTCGCGCCGGCCCGGCGCTACTGGGCCGTGGTCGGAAGCGGGCCCGACCGGGTCGCCGCGTCGGAAGTCCGGATCAAGCTTTCCGAGCTTTGCTACAGGTCGATATCGAGCGACGCCACCGAGGACAAGAAGCACATCGATCTATCCTGCGAGCCTCTGATCCTTGTGTGCGCCGCTGGCCTGAAAGGTCCGAACGCGGACGATGTCGCCAAAGAAGTGGCTATCTACAAGGCGCACAAGGCCGCGCCCGTGGTGATCGTCCCCGAGGCGGAGGCAGAACGTTTTCGCAAGGCGACCGGCGACGTCATCACCGTCCCTGCGGTGGACTCCGAGCTGGCCTTCGTCCTCTCAGCGATGGTCGGCCATCTCTTCGGGTACGAGGCCGCGCTGTCCATCGACGCGCAGGCCCGCCCGCTTCGGGCAGCTAGAGCAGCCATCGAGCACGCCGCGGCAGGTGGCGAGGATCGGATACTCGATCGGCTGCGACCCGAGCTCGAGGCGGCAACCCAGCCGTTCATTCAGGGCCTGCGCGACGGCAGCTACAACGGGAACCTCGAGGCTTCAACCGCCGTCCGGCTGGTTTCCCTGCTCCGTTACGCCACCGGGTTGCTCCCCCTCGACGCCTACGAACACGAGACCGGCAAGATCGCCACACCGGACGCGCTCCTCTCGGATCTTCTCGACGCGCTGAGCACAGGGATCGACGAGCTGACCCGCCCGGTCGACGCCATCAAGCATCAGGCCAAGACCGTGACGGTCGGGATATCCCGCAGCGAGGAGGTGCTCTTCGGCGTGCCGCTCGTGAAGTCGACGCTCGGCGCCGGCGCTACCGCAGACATGCTCGGATACCGGGCTTTGCGGACCCTCGGTGCCCTGGACGAGGCCGTCGAGGAGGTGACCGGCTACACCCGGTACAAGATCGAGTGGTCGGCTCCCCGAGGCCCGACCGCTTCGGTTGTGGATCAGGGAGGAGCGGCTCGAAACCTTCCCTCGCGAACCGGTCGCGATCCAAGGCTGCGGGGAAGCAAGCACCGCGCCGCCGAGGAACGCGAGGTAACAGTCGTGAGAGGCGCGAGCGACGGCCGCACCGTGGTGCTCATTCCGGAGGTGAAGGGGAGCCAGGTGACCGGCATGACGCTGCTGCACGTGCGCTTCAAGGACGACCTCGACGCGGACGCCGCCAAACGCGTGCTCAGCGGTTACAGGACGAGATACTCGGCACTCTCCGACGCGGTCACCGAAACCGAGCCGACGTTCGACGACTCCCGGCTCGGGGACGTGCCGATAGTGGATCTGCTCACCGAGCCGGTGTACCAGCTCGCAACCCGGTGGCGCTCGGGAGCTCGGTGA
- a CDS encoding holo-ACP synthase produces MGGALVGIGIDSVDIERFAAVLTRRASLAKRVFTAGEREYAGRLADPTPALAARFAAKEAAMKALGVGIGSIDWPDVEVVRSGNGGPLLAVTGRAAALAAGRGIGSWLVSLTHTETVASAVVAAVS; encoded by the coding sequence TTGGGCGGCGCGCTTGTCGGGATCGGCATCGACTCCGTGGACATCGAACGTTTTGCCGCCGTGCTGACTCGAAGAGCTTCGTTGGCGAAGCGGGTCTTCACCGCCGGAGAGCGCGAGTATGCGGGCCGGCTCGCTGACCCGACCCCGGCTCTCGCCGCGAGGTTCGCTGCCAAGGAGGCGGCGATGAAGGCGCTCGGGGTTGGTATCGGCTCGATCGATTGGCCTGACGTCGAAGTCGTCCGATCCGGCAACGGCGGGCCGCTGCTCGCGGTGACCGGCCGGGCCGCCGCCCTGGCGGCGGGGAGGGGCATCGGCTCTTGGCTCGTTTCGTTAACCCACACCGAAACGGTCGCGTCGGCGGTAGTGGCGGCCGTTTCGTGA